A genomic region of Cannabis sativa cultivar Pink pepper isolate KNU-18-1 chromosome 1, ASM2916894v1, whole genome shotgun sequence contains the following coding sequences:
- the LOC115705666 gene encoding serine/threonine-protein kinase PCRK1-like produces MKCFYFHNKNKKELEPKSSKSISIGSLSTSLSTDPDMRRSGSESHSQNVSEFSTQSSSAKAFAVLSQKQSNLKEFTFAELKTATKNFSRSLMIGEGGFGGVYKGITRSTVDSSKKIEVAVKQLSKRGLQGHKEWVTEVNVLGIVEHPNLVKLLGYCAEDDERGIQRLLIYEYMPNRSVQDHLSSRSQAPLPWATRMKIAQDAARGLAYLHEGMEFQIIFRDFKSSNILLDQEWNAKLSDFGLARLGPSDGLSHVSTAVVGTIGYAAPEYIQTGRLTSKSDVWSYGVFLYELITGRRPLDRNKPRNEQKLLEWIRPHLSDSKKFELILDPRLERKYSLKAAKRLASVANRCLVRQPKSRPKMSEVLDILNRIMQTTDMGSPPQTPLKSLPLDDETRKSKREMLKKHVVDPIFGERGCLMWQAWRPKIVKT; encoded by the exons ATGAAGTGTTTTTATTTCCATAACAAGAATAAGAAAGAGTTGGAGCCAAAGAGTTCAAAATCCATTTCTATTGGCTCTCTTTCTACTTCTTTGTCAACCGATCCTGACATGAGAAGATCCGGTTCTGAAAGTCATTCTCAGAATGTTTCAGAGTTTAGCACACAATCTTCATCAGCCAAGGCATTTGCAGTTTTGTCTCAGAAACAAAGTAATCTCAAAGAATTCACATTCGCGGAGTTGAAAACCGCAACTAAGAATTTCAGCCGCTCTCTCATGATTGGAGAGGGTGGATTTGGTGGTGTTTATAAGGGCATCACAAGGAGCACAGTTGATTCAAGCAAAAAAATTGAAGTTGCTGTTAAGCAACTAAGTAAAAGGGGATTACAG GGTCACAAAGAATGGGTGACAGAAGTAAATGTTTTAGGTATTGTGGAACATCCTAATCTTGTCAAATTGTTGGGATACTGTGCTGAGGATGATGAAAGAGGGATTCAGAGATTGCTGATTTATGAGTACATGCCTAATAGAAGTGTTCAAGACCATTTGTCAAGCCGGTCTCAAGCGCCACTTCCTTGGGCAACGAGAATGAAAATAGCCCAGGATGCTGCCCGCGGCTTAGCTTACCTTCATGAAGGAATGGAATTTCAG ATCATCTTTAGGGATTTCAAGTCTTCAAACATACTTCTAGATCAAGAATGGAATGCAAAGTTGTCGGATTTTGGATTGGCCAGGCTGGGGCCTTCAGATGGATTGAGTCATGTCTCTACTGCA GTTGTTGGAACCATTGGCTATGCAGCTCCCGAGTACATTCAAACTGGGCGTCTCACGTCAAAGAGCGATGTTTGGAGCTATGGAGTATTCCTATATGAACTCATTACTGGGAGGCGGCCTTTGGATCGAAACAAGCCTAGAAATGAGCAAAAGCTCTTAGAATGGATCAGGCCACATCTCTCCGACTCAAAAAAATTCGAGCTGATTTTGGACCCAAGGCTTGAAAGGAAGTATTCACTCAAGGCTGCCAAAAGGCTAGCATCTGTAGCTAACCGTTGCCTGGTTCGACAGCCTAAATCGCGTCCTAAAATGAGTGAAGTATTGGATATTTTAAACAGAATTATGCAGACAACAGATATGGGAAGCCCACCACAAACTCCTCTCAAAAGCTTGCCTTTGGATGATGAAACAAGAAAATCCAAAAGAGAGATGTTGAAAAAGCATGTGGTAGATCCAATATTTGGAGAAAGAGGTTGTTTAATGTGGCAAGCATGGAGGCCTAAGATTGTAAAAACATGA